Proteins from a genomic interval of Equus quagga isolate Etosha38 chromosome 11, UCLA_HA_Equagga_1.0, whole genome shotgun sequence:
- the NAA38 gene encoding N-alpha-acetyltransferase 38, NatC auxiliary subunit isoform X1, whose translation MAVAAGVKAAPAPGLAQAQVLGLRGSRGARWGDEGGTAAPGRLWASCECPAGCRELWFRGWAAAGAARSQRVSHPAQDSDGEREDSPATRARLQLEALLNKTMRIRMTDGRTLVGCFLCTDRDCNVILGSAQEFLKPSDSFSAGEPRVLGLAMVPGHHIVSIEVQRESLAGPPYL comes from the exons ATGGCTGTTGCAGCCGGCGTCAAAGCAGCTCCAGCGCCGGGGTTAGCGCAGGCTCAGGTTTTGGGATTGAGGGGCAGTCGGGGAGCAAGATGGGGGGACGAAGGGGGAACTGCAGCTCCCGGCAGGCTCTGGGCTTCATGTGAGTGCCCCGCGGGCTGTCGGGAGCTGTGGTTCCGCGGGTGGGCGGCAGCCGGGGCGGCGCGGTCTCAGCGCGTGTCCCACCCCGCGCAGGACTCAGACGGGGAGCGCGAGGACTCGCCGGCTACGCGCGCAAGACTGCAGCTGGAGGCGCTGCTCAACAAGACTATGCGCATTCGCATGACAGATGGACGGACATTGGTCGGCTGCTTCCTCTGCACCGACCGCGACTGCAATGTCATCCTGGGCTCGGCGCAGGAGTTCCTCAAGCCGTCGG ATTCCTTCTCTGCCGGGGAACCCCGTGTGCTGGGTCTGGCCATGGTACCCGGACACCACATCGTTTCCATTGAGGTGCAGAGAGAGAGCCTGGCGGGGCCTCCTTATCTCTGA
- the NAA38 gene encoding N-alpha-acetyltransferase 38, NatC auxiliary subunit isoform X2: MAGAGPTMLLREENGCCSRRQSSSSAGDSDGEREDSPATRARLQLEALLNKTMRIRMTDGRTLVGCFLCTDRDCNVILGSAQEFLKPSDSFSAGEPRVLGLAMVPGHHIVSIEVQRESLAGPPYL, encoded by the exons ATGGCCGGAGCTGGACCAACCATGCTGCTACGAGAAGAGAATGGCTGTTGCAGCCGGCGTCAAAGCAGCTCCAGCGCCGGG GACTCAGACGGGGAGCGCGAGGACTCGCCGGCTACGCGCGCAAGACTGCAGCTGGAGGCGCTGCTCAACAAGACTATGCGCATTCGCATGACAGATGGACGGACATTGGTCGGCTGCTTCCTCTGCACCGACCGCGACTGCAATGTCATCCTGGGCTCGGCGCAGGAGTTCCTCAAGCCGTCGG ATTCCTTCTCTGCCGGGGAACCCCGTGTGCTGGGTCTGGCCATGGTACCCGGACACCACATCGTTTCCATTGAGGTGCAGAGAGAGAGCCTGGCGGGGCCTCCTTATCTCTGA
- the TMEM88 gene encoding transmembrane protein 88, producing the protein MADVPGAMRPVPGGGPEPRDPLDCWACAVLVTAQNLLVAAFNLLLLALVLGTILLPAVTMLGFGFLCHSQFLRSQAPPCTAHLRDPGFTALLVTGFLLLVPLLVLALASYRRLCLRLRLGDCLVPYSRALYRRRRAPQQPRQTRASPGSQAVPTSGKVWV; encoded by the exons ATGGCGGATGTCCCGGGGGCGATGCGACCGGTTCCCGGCGGCGGCCCAGAGCCCCGGGACCCCTTGGACTGCTGGGCCTGCGCTGTGCTGGTCACGGCCCAGAATCTGCTGGTGGCTGCCTTCAATCTTCTCCTGCTGGCGCTGGTGCTGGGGACCATCCTGCTACCCGCTGTGACCATGCTAGGCTTCGGTTTCCTCTGTCACTCCCAG TTCCTGCGCTCCCAGGCTCCCCCTTGCACCGCGCACCTGCGGGACCCGGGCTTCACGGCCCTGCTGGTCACCGGATTCCTGCTCCTCGTGCCGCTGCTCGTGCTTGCCCTGGCCAGCTACCGCCGCCTCTGCCTGCGCCTCCGCCTGGGCGATTGCCTCGTGCCCTACAGCCGAGCCCTCTACCGGCGCCGGCGCGCCCCGCAGCAGCCGCGGCAAACCCGGGCCTCACCAGGGTCCCAGGCCGTCCCCACATCAGGAAAGGTCTGGGTCTGA
- the LOC124247351 gene encoding cytochrome b5 domain-containing protein 1 yields the protein MTNRARAMPRRGLVAGPDFEYFQRRYFTPAEVAQHNRPEDLWVSYLGYVYDLTPLAQAYKGDLLLKPIVEVAGQDISHWFDPKTKDIRKHIDPLTGTLRYRTPRGRFLHVPPQLPRSDWANDFGMPWWQGSRYEVGRLSAKTRNIRIINTLTSQEHTLEVGTLESMWEILHRYLPYNTHAASYTWKFEGKNLNMDYTLEENGIQDEEEEFDSLTMDSTLYIPAILLYFNDDLTEL from the exons ATGACCAATAGAGCAAGAGCCATGCCGCGCCGGGGCCTAGTGGCCGGGCCAGACTTTGAGTATTTCCAGCGTCGATATTTCACGCCGGCCGAGGTGGCCCAGCACAACCGGCCGGAAGACCTCTGGGTGTCTTACCTGGGATACGTGTATGACCTAACGCCGTTGGCACAGGCGTACAAGG GAGACCTGCTGCTGAAACCCATCGTGGAAGTTGCGGGCCAGGACATCAGCCATTGGTTTGATCCAAAGACCAAAGAC ATCCGCAAGCACATAGATCCGCTGACCGGTACCCTGAGATACCGCACCCCCCGGGGCCGCTTTCTGCACGTCCCGCCTCAGCTGCCCCGTTCGGACTGGGCCAATGATTTCGGGATGCCCTGGTGGCAGGGGTCGCGTTACGAGGTGGGGCGACTGTCCGCCAAGACCCGGAACATCCGCATCATTAACACGCTCACGTCGCAGGAGCACACACTGGAG GTGGGGACCCTGGAATCAATGTGGGAAATCCTACACCGCTATCTCCCCTATAACACTCATGCTGCCAGCTACACATGGAAATTTGAAGGGAAGAACCTGAACATGGATTATACTCTGGAAGAGAATGGGATccaggatgaggaggaagagttTGACTCTCTCACTATGGACAGTACACTCTACATACCGGCAATACTGCTCTACTTCAATGATGACCTCACAGAGCTATAG